In Nicotiana tabacum cultivar K326 chromosome 21, ASM71507v2, whole genome shotgun sequence, one DNA window encodes the following:
- the LOC107820730 gene encoding uncharacterized protein LOC107820730 isoform X4: MMQTSNSPASSFRHTIMPSLPQLLSGRILHFAKLSATSSYESHSTKQVKFPKKISRKTDSGSPPRNTQNLNLEVSPHRAVSAVRLMRIELGGAFADLLNEQGKGSGENEMGYVERTLGFRTRHLEDRDLRLVTEVVGGTIRWRRYLDHLILSLCHDESTFRSMEPLLLQILRIGFYEITKLDMPSYAVVDENVKLAKVALRSGAGNLVNGILRKLIVLKESDSLPAVKVDGDDRQQARGLATLYSHPVWMVRRWTKYFGWDEAIKLMTWNNSSPSFSLRANTGKGLTGADLVSRLKMLKVPHEPSLYLDDFVRIKTGMQNVIQAGLLKEGFCAVQDESAGLVVSIVDPQPGESIIDCCAAPGGKTLFMASRLNGQGTLFAVDINEGRLRILKETAKLHQVIDVISTIHADLRTFSTDKVVEWDKVLLDAPCSGLGVLSKICVGIGNRKIWSSLNIYRMNFSIQLPGW; the protein is encoded by the exons ATGATGCAAACATCCAATTCTCCGGCGTCTTCCTTCAGACATACAATTATGCCTTCACTGCCCCAATTGCTTTCGGGTCGGATACTCCATTTTGCAAAGCTCTCTGCAACTTCTTCTTATGAATCCCATTCCACTAAACAAGTCAAATTTCCAAAGAAAATCAGCAGAAAAACAG ATTCAGGCAGTCCTCCAAGGAATACACAGAATCTGAATTTAGAAGTTTCTCCTCATAGAGCTG TGTCTGCGGTAAGATTAATGCGCATAGAGCTGGGTGGTGCATTTGCTGATCTTCTGAATGAGCAAGGAAAGGGTTCAGGGGAGAATGAAATGGGATATGTTGAAAGAACTCTTGGATTTCGCACTCGTCACTTAGAAGACAGAGATTTAAGACTG GTCACGGAGGTTGTTGGAGGTACCATTCGCTGGAGAAGATATCTTGATCACTTGATTCTTTCGTTATGCCACGATGAGAGTACATTCAGAAGCATGGAACCTCTTCTATTACAG ATTCTTCGAATTGGTTTCTATGAGATCACCAAGTTAGATATGCCATCATATGCTGTTGTAGACGAG AATGTAAAGCTCGCTAAGGTTGCTCTTAGATCTGGTGCCGGTAACTTGGTTAATGGGATTCTCAGGAAACTAATTGTCCTTAAG GAGAGTGATTCCCTTCCGGCAGTAAAAGTGGACGGTGATGATCGTCAGCAAGCACGTGGTCTTGCCACTCTTTACTCTCATCCAGTT TGGATGGTAAGAAGATGGACAAAGTATTTTGGATGGGACGAAGCTATTAAGCTTATGACATGGAATAACAGCTCTCCCAGTTTCAGTCTACG GGCAAATACTGGGAAAGGTTTGACAGGGGCTGATCTGGTCTCAAGGCTTAAAATGTTGAAG GTTCCACATGAGCCTTCTCTATACTTGGATGATTTTGTTCGTATTAAAACTGGAATGCAG AATGTTATACAGGCTGGGTTACTAAAAGAAGGCTTCTGTGCAGTCCAGGATGAAAGTGCTG GATTAGTAGTCTCTATTGTTGATCCTCAACCTGGTGAGAGCATTATTGATTGTTGTGCTGCTCCAGGAGGGAAAACCTTGTTCATGGCTTCCCGCTTGAATGGCCAAG GTACATTATTTGCCGTTGACATAAATGAAGGTCGGTTGCGGATACTTAAAGAGACAGCCAAATTGCACCAAGTTATTGATGTTATCAGTACTATCCATGCTGATCTTCGAACATTTTCT ACCGATAAGGTCGTAGAATGGGATAAAGTCTTGCTGGATGCACCTTGTTCAGGGCTGGGTGTTCTTTCTAAG ATTTGCGTTGGAATAGGAAACAGGAAGATATGGAGCAGCTTAAACATTTACAGGATGAACTTCTCGATTCAGCTTCCAG GTTGGTGA
- the LOC107820730 gene encoding uncharacterized protein LOC107820730 isoform X1 gives MMQTSNSPASSFRHTIMPSLPQLLSGRILHFAKLSATSSYESHSTKQVKFPKKISRKTDSGSPPRNTQNLNLEVSPHRAVSAVRLMRIELGGAFADLLNEQGKGSGENEMGYVERTLGFRTRHLEDRDLRLVTEVVGGTIRWRRYLDHLILSLCHDESTFRSMEPLLLQILRIGFYEITKLDMPSYAVVDENVKLAKVALRSGAGNLVNGILRKLIVLKESDSLPAVKVDGDDRQQARGLATLYSHPVWMVRRWTKYFGWDEAIKLMTWNNSSPSFSLRANTGKGLTGADLVSRLKMLKVPHEPSLYLDDFVRIKTGMQNVIQAGLLKEGFCAVQDESAGLVVSIVDPQPGESIIDCCAAPGGKTLFMASRLNGQGTLFAVDINEGRLRILKETAKLHQVIDVISTIHADLRTFSTDKVVEWDKVLLDAPCSGLGVLSKRADLRWNRKQEDMEQLKHLQDELLDSASRLVKPGGVIIYSTCSIDPEENEERIEAFLLRHPEFEIDPVNRYVPEDFVTTRGFYMSNPVKHELDGAFAARLARSQ, from the exons ATGATGCAAACATCCAATTCTCCGGCGTCTTCCTTCAGACATACAATTATGCCTTCACTGCCCCAATTGCTTTCGGGTCGGATACTCCATTTTGCAAAGCTCTCTGCAACTTCTTCTTATGAATCCCATTCCACTAAACAAGTCAAATTTCCAAAGAAAATCAGCAGAAAAACAG ATTCAGGCAGTCCTCCAAGGAATACACAGAATCTGAATTTAGAAGTTTCTCCTCATAGAGCTG TGTCTGCGGTAAGATTAATGCGCATAGAGCTGGGTGGTGCATTTGCTGATCTTCTGAATGAGCAAGGAAAGGGTTCAGGGGAGAATGAAATGGGATATGTTGAAAGAACTCTTGGATTTCGCACTCGTCACTTAGAAGACAGAGATTTAAGACTG GTCACGGAGGTTGTTGGAGGTACCATTCGCTGGAGAAGATATCTTGATCACTTGATTCTTTCGTTATGCCACGATGAGAGTACATTCAGAAGCATGGAACCTCTTCTATTACAG ATTCTTCGAATTGGTTTCTATGAGATCACCAAGTTAGATATGCCATCATATGCTGTTGTAGACGAG AATGTAAAGCTCGCTAAGGTTGCTCTTAGATCTGGTGCCGGTAACTTGGTTAATGGGATTCTCAGGAAACTAATTGTCCTTAAG GAGAGTGATTCCCTTCCGGCAGTAAAAGTGGACGGTGATGATCGTCAGCAAGCACGTGGTCTTGCCACTCTTTACTCTCATCCAGTT TGGATGGTAAGAAGATGGACAAAGTATTTTGGATGGGACGAAGCTATTAAGCTTATGACATGGAATAACAGCTCTCCCAGTTTCAGTCTACG GGCAAATACTGGGAAAGGTTTGACAGGGGCTGATCTGGTCTCAAGGCTTAAAATGTTGAAG GTTCCACATGAGCCTTCTCTATACTTGGATGATTTTGTTCGTATTAAAACTGGAATGCAG AATGTTATACAGGCTGGGTTACTAAAAGAAGGCTTCTGTGCAGTCCAGGATGAAAGTGCTG GATTAGTAGTCTCTATTGTTGATCCTCAACCTGGTGAGAGCATTATTGATTGTTGTGCTGCTCCAGGAGGGAAAACCTTGTTCATGGCTTCCCGCTTGAATGGCCAAG GTACATTATTTGCCGTTGACATAAATGAAGGTCGGTTGCGGATACTTAAAGAGACAGCCAAATTGCACCAAGTTATTGATGTTATCAGTACTATCCATGCTGATCTTCGAACATTTTCT ACCGATAAGGTCGTAGAATGGGATAAAGTCTTGCTGGATGCACCTTGTTCAGGGCTGGGTGTTCTTTCTAAG CGAGCAGATTTGCGTTGGAATAGGAAACAGGAAGATATGGAGCAGCTTAAACATTTACAGGATGAACTTCTCGATTCAGCTTCCAG GTTGGTGAAGCCAGGTGGAGTTATAATATACAGCACGTGTTCCATTGACCCTGAAGAAAATGAGGAAAGAATTGAAGCTTTTCTTCTAAGGCATCCA GAATTCGAAATTGATCCTGTGAACAGATATGTACCGGAGGATTTTGTCACTACACGAGGTTTCTACATGTCTAATCCTGTGAAGCATGAACTTGATGGAGCTTTTGCAGCTCGTCTGGCTAGATCTCAATAA
- the LOC107820730 gene encoding uncharacterized protein LOC107820730 isoform X2, with translation MMQTSNSPASSFRHTIMPSLPQLLSGRILHFAKLSATSSYESHSTKQVKFPKKISRKTGSPPRNTQNLNLEVSPHRAVSAVRLMRIELGGAFADLLNEQGKGSGENEMGYVERTLGFRTRHLEDRDLRLVTEVVGGTIRWRRYLDHLILSLCHDESTFRSMEPLLLQILRIGFYEITKLDMPSYAVVDENVKLAKVALRSGAGNLVNGILRKLIVLKESDSLPAVKVDGDDRQQARGLATLYSHPVWMVRRWTKYFGWDEAIKLMTWNNSSPSFSLRANTGKGLTGADLVSRLKMLKVPHEPSLYLDDFVRIKTGMQNVIQAGLLKEGFCAVQDESAGLVVSIVDPQPGESIIDCCAAPGGKTLFMASRLNGQGTLFAVDINEGRLRILKETAKLHQVIDVISTIHADLRTFSTDKVVEWDKVLLDAPCSGLGVLSKRADLRWNRKQEDMEQLKHLQDELLDSASRLVKPGGVIIYSTCSIDPEENEERIEAFLLRHPEFEIDPVNRYVPEDFVTTRGFYMSNPVKHELDGAFAARLARSQ, from the exons ATGATGCAAACATCCAATTCTCCGGCGTCTTCCTTCAGACATACAATTATGCCTTCACTGCCCCAATTGCTTTCGGGTCGGATACTCCATTTTGCAAAGCTCTCTGCAACTTCTTCTTATGAATCCCATTCCACTAAACAAGTCAAATTTCCAAAGAAAATCAGCAGAAAAACAG GCAGTCCTCCAAGGAATACACAGAATCTGAATTTAGAAGTTTCTCCTCATAGAGCTG TGTCTGCGGTAAGATTAATGCGCATAGAGCTGGGTGGTGCATTTGCTGATCTTCTGAATGAGCAAGGAAAGGGTTCAGGGGAGAATGAAATGGGATATGTTGAAAGAACTCTTGGATTTCGCACTCGTCACTTAGAAGACAGAGATTTAAGACTG GTCACGGAGGTTGTTGGAGGTACCATTCGCTGGAGAAGATATCTTGATCACTTGATTCTTTCGTTATGCCACGATGAGAGTACATTCAGAAGCATGGAACCTCTTCTATTACAG ATTCTTCGAATTGGTTTCTATGAGATCACCAAGTTAGATATGCCATCATATGCTGTTGTAGACGAG AATGTAAAGCTCGCTAAGGTTGCTCTTAGATCTGGTGCCGGTAACTTGGTTAATGGGATTCTCAGGAAACTAATTGTCCTTAAG GAGAGTGATTCCCTTCCGGCAGTAAAAGTGGACGGTGATGATCGTCAGCAAGCACGTGGTCTTGCCACTCTTTACTCTCATCCAGTT TGGATGGTAAGAAGATGGACAAAGTATTTTGGATGGGACGAAGCTATTAAGCTTATGACATGGAATAACAGCTCTCCCAGTTTCAGTCTACG GGCAAATACTGGGAAAGGTTTGACAGGGGCTGATCTGGTCTCAAGGCTTAAAATGTTGAAG GTTCCACATGAGCCTTCTCTATACTTGGATGATTTTGTTCGTATTAAAACTGGAATGCAG AATGTTATACAGGCTGGGTTACTAAAAGAAGGCTTCTGTGCAGTCCAGGATGAAAGTGCTG GATTAGTAGTCTCTATTGTTGATCCTCAACCTGGTGAGAGCATTATTGATTGTTGTGCTGCTCCAGGAGGGAAAACCTTGTTCATGGCTTCCCGCTTGAATGGCCAAG GTACATTATTTGCCGTTGACATAAATGAAGGTCGGTTGCGGATACTTAAAGAGACAGCCAAATTGCACCAAGTTATTGATGTTATCAGTACTATCCATGCTGATCTTCGAACATTTTCT ACCGATAAGGTCGTAGAATGGGATAAAGTCTTGCTGGATGCACCTTGTTCAGGGCTGGGTGTTCTTTCTAAG CGAGCAGATTTGCGTTGGAATAGGAAACAGGAAGATATGGAGCAGCTTAAACATTTACAGGATGAACTTCTCGATTCAGCTTCCAG GTTGGTGAAGCCAGGTGGAGTTATAATATACAGCACGTGTTCCATTGACCCTGAAGAAAATGAGGAAAGAATTGAAGCTTTTCTTCTAAGGCATCCA GAATTCGAAATTGATCCTGTGAACAGATATGTACCGGAGGATTTTGTCACTACACGAGGTTTCTACATGTCTAATCCTGTGAAGCATGAACTTGATGGAGCTTTTGCAGCTCGTCTGGCTAGATCTCAATAA
- the LOC107820730 gene encoding uncharacterized protein LOC107820730 isoform X3, translated as MMQTSNSPASSFRHTIMPSLPQLLSGRILHFAKLSATSSYESHSTKQVKFPKKISRKTDSGSPPRNTQNLNLEVSPHRAVSAVRLMRIELGGAFADLLNEQGKGSGENEMGYVERTLGFRTRHLEDRDLRLVTEVVGGTIRWRRYLDHLILSLCHDESTFRSMEPLLLQILRIGFYEITKLDMPSYAVVDENVKLAKVALRSGAGNLVNGILRKLIVLKESDSLPAVKVDGDDRQQARGLATLYSHPVWMVRRWTKYFGWDEAIKLMTWNNSSPSFSLRANTGKGLTGADLVSRLKMLKVPHEPSLYLDDFVRIKTGMQNVIQAGLLKEGFCAVQDESAGLVVSIVDPQPGESIIDCCAAPGGKTLFMASRLNGQGTLFAVDINEGRLRILKETAKLHQVIDVISTIHADLRTFSTDKVVEWDKVLLDAPCSGLGVLSKICVGIGNRKIWSSLNIYRMNFSIQLPGKTIVLNS; from the exons ATGATGCAAACATCCAATTCTCCGGCGTCTTCCTTCAGACATACAATTATGCCTTCACTGCCCCAATTGCTTTCGGGTCGGATACTCCATTTTGCAAAGCTCTCTGCAACTTCTTCTTATGAATCCCATTCCACTAAACAAGTCAAATTTCCAAAGAAAATCAGCAGAAAAACAG ATTCAGGCAGTCCTCCAAGGAATACACAGAATCTGAATTTAGAAGTTTCTCCTCATAGAGCTG TGTCTGCGGTAAGATTAATGCGCATAGAGCTGGGTGGTGCATTTGCTGATCTTCTGAATGAGCAAGGAAAGGGTTCAGGGGAGAATGAAATGGGATATGTTGAAAGAACTCTTGGATTTCGCACTCGTCACTTAGAAGACAGAGATTTAAGACTG GTCACGGAGGTTGTTGGAGGTACCATTCGCTGGAGAAGATATCTTGATCACTTGATTCTTTCGTTATGCCACGATGAGAGTACATTCAGAAGCATGGAACCTCTTCTATTACAG ATTCTTCGAATTGGTTTCTATGAGATCACCAAGTTAGATATGCCATCATATGCTGTTGTAGACGAG AATGTAAAGCTCGCTAAGGTTGCTCTTAGATCTGGTGCCGGTAACTTGGTTAATGGGATTCTCAGGAAACTAATTGTCCTTAAG GAGAGTGATTCCCTTCCGGCAGTAAAAGTGGACGGTGATGATCGTCAGCAAGCACGTGGTCTTGCCACTCTTTACTCTCATCCAGTT TGGATGGTAAGAAGATGGACAAAGTATTTTGGATGGGACGAAGCTATTAAGCTTATGACATGGAATAACAGCTCTCCCAGTTTCAGTCTACG GGCAAATACTGGGAAAGGTTTGACAGGGGCTGATCTGGTCTCAAGGCTTAAAATGTTGAAG GTTCCACATGAGCCTTCTCTATACTTGGATGATTTTGTTCGTATTAAAACTGGAATGCAG AATGTTATACAGGCTGGGTTACTAAAAGAAGGCTTCTGTGCAGTCCAGGATGAAAGTGCTG GATTAGTAGTCTCTATTGTTGATCCTCAACCTGGTGAGAGCATTATTGATTGTTGTGCTGCTCCAGGAGGGAAAACCTTGTTCATGGCTTCCCGCTTGAATGGCCAAG GTACATTATTTGCCGTTGACATAAATGAAGGTCGGTTGCGGATACTTAAAGAGACAGCCAAATTGCACCAAGTTATTGATGTTATCAGTACTATCCATGCTGATCTTCGAACATTTTCT ACCGATAAGGTCGTAGAATGGGATAAAGTCTTGCTGGATGCACCTTGTTCAGGGCTGGGTGTTCTTTCTAAG ATTTGCGTTGGAATAGGAAACAGGAAGATATGGAGCAGCTTAAACATTTACAGGATGAACTTCTCGATTCAGCTTCCAGGTAAAACCATAGTTCTTAATTCATAA
- the LOC107820730 gene encoding uncharacterized protein LOC107820730 isoform X5 — translation MMQTSNSPASSFRHTIMPSLPQLLSGRILHFAKLSATSSYESHSTKQVKFPKKISRKTGSPPRNTQNLNLEVSPHRAVSAVRLMRIELGGAFADLLNEQGKGSGENEMGYVERTLGFRTRHLEDRDLRLVTEVVGGTIRWRRYLDHLILSLCHDESTFRSMEPLLLQILRIGFYEITKLDMPSYAVVDENVKLAKVALRSGAGNLVNGILRKLIVLKESDSLPAVKVDGDDRQQARGLATLYSHPVWMVRRWTKYFGWDEAIKLMTWNNSSPSFSLRANTGKGLTGADLVSRLKMLKVPHEPSLYLDDFVRIKTGMQNVIQAGLLKEGFCAVQDESAGLVVSIVDPQPGESIIDCCAAPGGKTLFMASRLNGQGTLFAVDINEGRLRILKETAKLHQVIDVISTIHADLRTFSTDKVVEWDKVLLDAPCSGLGVLSKICVGIGNRKIWSSLNIYRMNFSIQLPGW, via the exons ATGATGCAAACATCCAATTCTCCGGCGTCTTCCTTCAGACATACAATTATGCCTTCACTGCCCCAATTGCTTTCGGGTCGGATACTCCATTTTGCAAAGCTCTCTGCAACTTCTTCTTATGAATCCCATTCCACTAAACAAGTCAAATTTCCAAAGAAAATCAGCAGAAAAACAG GCAGTCCTCCAAGGAATACACAGAATCTGAATTTAGAAGTTTCTCCTCATAGAGCTG TGTCTGCGGTAAGATTAATGCGCATAGAGCTGGGTGGTGCATTTGCTGATCTTCTGAATGAGCAAGGAAAGGGTTCAGGGGAGAATGAAATGGGATATGTTGAAAGAACTCTTGGATTTCGCACTCGTCACTTAGAAGACAGAGATTTAAGACTG GTCACGGAGGTTGTTGGAGGTACCATTCGCTGGAGAAGATATCTTGATCACTTGATTCTTTCGTTATGCCACGATGAGAGTACATTCAGAAGCATGGAACCTCTTCTATTACAG ATTCTTCGAATTGGTTTCTATGAGATCACCAAGTTAGATATGCCATCATATGCTGTTGTAGACGAG AATGTAAAGCTCGCTAAGGTTGCTCTTAGATCTGGTGCCGGTAACTTGGTTAATGGGATTCTCAGGAAACTAATTGTCCTTAAG GAGAGTGATTCCCTTCCGGCAGTAAAAGTGGACGGTGATGATCGTCAGCAAGCACGTGGTCTTGCCACTCTTTACTCTCATCCAGTT TGGATGGTAAGAAGATGGACAAAGTATTTTGGATGGGACGAAGCTATTAAGCTTATGACATGGAATAACAGCTCTCCCAGTTTCAGTCTACG GGCAAATACTGGGAAAGGTTTGACAGGGGCTGATCTGGTCTCAAGGCTTAAAATGTTGAAG GTTCCACATGAGCCTTCTCTATACTTGGATGATTTTGTTCGTATTAAAACTGGAATGCAG AATGTTATACAGGCTGGGTTACTAAAAGAAGGCTTCTGTGCAGTCCAGGATGAAAGTGCTG GATTAGTAGTCTCTATTGTTGATCCTCAACCTGGTGAGAGCATTATTGATTGTTGTGCTGCTCCAGGAGGGAAAACCTTGTTCATGGCTTCCCGCTTGAATGGCCAAG GTACATTATTTGCCGTTGACATAAATGAAGGTCGGTTGCGGATACTTAAAGAGACAGCCAAATTGCACCAAGTTATTGATGTTATCAGTACTATCCATGCTGATCTTCGAACATTTTCT ACCGATAAGGTCGTAGAATGGGATAAAGTCTTGCTGGATGCACCTTGTTCAGGGCTGGGTGTTCTTTCTAAG ATTTGCGTTGGAATAGGAAACAGGAAGATATGGAGCAGCTTAAACATTTACAGGATGAACTTCTCGATTCAGCTTCCAG GTTGGTGA